The following is a genomic window from Mycobacterium parmense.
ACTTCATCGGCGGGAGGAGTTCCTCGGCGGGTGGCACCGGCGTCATGCGTTACAGTATTACACATGCTGTCAATCAGTAACGCCGCGCCGGACCCCGGTGAGCGGATCCTGGCCGCGGCGGCCAGTTGCGTGGTCGACTTCGGTGTCGACCGGGTGACCCTGGCCGAGATCGCGCGCCGCGCTGGGGTGAGCAGGCCGACGGTGTATCGCCGGTGGGCGGACACGAAGTCGATCGTGGCGGCGCTGCTGACGCGGCACGTGATGGGCGCGCTGGACAAGGCGCCGCTGGCCGGGGACGACCGCGAATCGCTGGTGCGGCAGATCGTCACGGTCGCCGACCTGCTGCGCCGCGACAAACTGGTGATGTCCGTGCTGCACTCGGAGTTGGCGCCCATCTACATCACCGAGCGGCTGGGCTCCAGCCAGCAGATGCTGATCGACGCGCTCGCCGCGCGGATGCGGGTAGCCCAACGCAGCGGCAGCGTGCGCGCCGGCGACCCGCTGCAGATGGCCACCATGGTGTTGCTGATCGCCCAGTCGACCATCCAGTCGGCCCAGATCGTCGCGTCGATCCTGGACGCCGGCGCTCTGGCCGACGAACTCGCCCACGCCCTGAACGGATACCTGTCGTGACGCCCCTGGGATCGGGAGCCCTCAACGCCGCGCGCCGCGCGGCCGACCTGACCGCGCTCGGCGACGGTGAGCGGCCCGACGTGCTCGTGATCGGCGGCGGCATCACCGGGGCCGGCATCGCGCTGGACGCCGCGTCGCGCGGGCTGCGGGTGGCGCTCGTCGAGAAACACGATTTGGCGTTCGGCACCAGCCGGTGGAGCTCCAAGCTGGTGCACGGCGGGCTGCGCTACCTGGCGAGCGGCAACGTCGCGATCGCCAGGCGCAGCGCCATCGAACGCGGGATCCTGATGTCGCGCAACGCCCCGCACCTCGTGCGCGCGATGCCTCAACTGGTTCCGCTGCTGCCGTCGATGAGCCGCGCCGACCGCGCCCTGGTCCGGGCGGGGTTCCTCGCCGGCGACGCGTTGCGGGCGCTCGCGGGCACCTCGCCGGCGACCCTACCGCGGTCGCGCCGGGTGGCGGCACAGCGCGTCGTGCAGATGGTCCCCGCCGTGCGCCGCGACGGCCTGGCCGGCGGGCTGCTGGCCTACGACGGGCAGCTGATCGACGACGCCCGGCTGGTCACCGCCGTCGCACGCACCGCGGCTCAGCACGGCGCCCGCATCCTCACCCACGTGGCGGCGGCGGAGGCCACCGGCACGTCGGCGCGGCTGACCGATCGGCGCACGGGGCAGTCGTTCGACGTCTCCGCCGCGGCGGTGATCAACGCGACCGGGGTGTGGGCCGCCGAGATCGACGGCGGGCTGCGGCTGCGGCCCAGCCGCGGTACCCACCTGGTGTTCGACGCCGGCGCCTTCGGCAATCCGACTGCGGCGCTGACCATTCCGATCCCCGGCGAGCTCAACCGGTTCGTGTTCGCCATGCCCGAGCAGCTGGGCCGCGTGTATCTGGGGCTGACCGACGAAGCCGCGCCCGGCCCCATTCCCGACGTCCCCGAGCCGTCGGGCGAGGAGGTCACCTTCCTGCTGGACACCGTCAACACCGCGCTGGGGACCGCGCTCAAGGCGGCCGACGTGATCGGCGCCTACGCGGGCCTGCGGCCGCTGATCGACAGCGGGCAGGGCCGCACCGCGGACGTCTCGCGCGAGCACGCCGTCGTCGAGTCGGCGTCCGGCGTGATCAGCGTGATCGGCGGCAAGCTGACCGAATACCGCTACATGGCCCAGGACGTCCTGGATCGCGCCGTGGCCCTGCGACACCTGCGCGCCGGTGACTGCCGGACGCGCAACCTGCCGCTGATCGGCGCGCCGTCCAATCCGGGGCCGGCGTCTCCGGTCCACCAGGGGCCGGTCGCCGGTCTGCCGGCATCGCTGGTGGCGCGTTACGGCGCGGAGGCGCCGCAGGTGTTCGCGACCGCCACCTGCGAGCGCCCCACCGAACCGGTCGCTGAGGGCATCGACGTGACCCGGGCGGAGTTCGAATACGCGGTGACCCACGAGTGCGCGCTGGACGTCTCCGATATCTTGGATCGGCGGACCCGCATTGGCCTGGTGCCACGGGACCGCGAGCGGGTTGTTGCCGTGGCCGCGGAGTTCATGGCACGTTTCGGCTTGCCGGGCTGACGGCGCTACCAGAGGCGGTGCTTGCGGCTGAGCTGCCGGCACCGGTAAATTCAAGCGGAACTATAGCGTATCGCCTAGACCGAGGACATCTGCCATGACTGCCGACAGCGTTCGAGGTGAACGGGCGGCGCGCCGGCCAGCGGGCAAAAATCGGGGACGCTTTGATCCCTCTCTTGACGCCGCCATCCTCGAGGCCGCGCTGGAGGGGCTGGGCGAACAGGGCTACGACCGGATGAGTATGGACGACATCGCGTCGCGTGCGGGTGTTGGCAAGGCCGCGATCTACCGGCGCTGGCCGTCGAAGGCAGCGGTGGTGGCCGATGCGATCGCGCACTGGCGGCGGGGACACGGACCGGTCGACCCGCCGGATACCGGGAGCCTGCGCGGCGACATCGACGCACTGGTGGACGCGGTGCCGGACTTCGACGAAGCCGCTCTGAGCACGATCAAGGTGATCATCGGCGCGGCGACGGCGGCAATGCACACTCCCGTCCTCGCGGCGGCGCTGGACGATCTTGTGCTGTGCGTGCCGCGTCAGATCATCAAGGTGGTCCTCGACCAGGCCGTGGCCCGGGGCGAGATTCCTTCGGGTCACGATTTGACGCTCATACCCGACGCCATCCTGGGCCTCAACGTCCTGCGAATGATGGCGGGACGACCGATCGATCGCGTCTACGCTCGCCGCGCTCTTGAACAGGTGATGCTTCCGCTCGCGACCCTCAATCGCGTCGACT
Proteins encoded in this region:
- a CDS encoding TetR/AcrR family transcriptional regulator, with amino-acid sequence MLSISNAAPDPGERILAAAASCVVDFGVDRVTLAEIARRAGVSRPTVYRRWADTKSIVAALLTRHVMGALDKAPLAGDDRESLVRQIVTVADLLRRDKLVMSVLHSELAPIYITERLGSSQQMLIDALAARMRVAQRSGSVRAGDPLQMATMVLLIAQSTIQSAQIVASILDAGALADELAHALNGYLS
- a CDS encoding glycerol-3-phosphate dehydrogenase/oxidase, whose product is MTPLGSGALNAARRAADLTALGDGERPDVLVIGGGITGAGIALDAASRGLRVALVEKHDLAFGTSRWSSKLVHGGLRYLASGNVAIARRSAIERGILMSRNAPHLVRAMPQLVPLLPSMSRADRALVRAGFLAGDALRALAGTSPATLPRSRRVAAQRVVQMVPAVRRDGLAGGLLAYDGQLIDDARLVTAVARTAAQHGARILTHVAAAEATGTSARLTDRRTGQSFDVSAAAVINATGVWAAEIDGGLRLRPSRGTHLVFDAGAFGNPTAALTIPIPGELNRFVFAMPEQLGRVYLGLTDEAAPGPIPDVPEPSGEEVTFLLDTVNTALGTALKAADVIGAYAGLRPLIDSGQGRTADVSREHAVVESASGVISVIGGKLTEYRYMAQDVLDRAVALRHLRAGDCRTRNLPLIGAPSNPGPASPVHQGPVAGLPASLVARYGAEAPQVFATATCERPTEPVAEGIDVTRAEFEYAVTHECALDVSDILDRRTRIGLVPRDRERVVAVAAEFMARFGLPG
- a CDS encoding TetR/AcrR family transcriptional regulator → MTADSVRGERAARRPAGKNRGRFDPSLDAAILEAALEGLGEQGYDRMSMDDIASRAGVGKAAIYRRWPSKAAVVADAIAHWRRGHGPVDPPDTGSLRGDIDALVDAVPDFDEAALSTIKVIIGAATAAMHTPVLAAALDDLVLCVPRQIIKVVLDQAVARGEIPSGHDLTLIPDAILGLNVLRMMAGRPIDRVYARRALEQVMLPLATLNRVD